In one Sphingobium indicum B90A genomic region, the following are encoded:
- a CDS encoding dihydroneopterin aldolase, with the protein MNSGFDDFLTLEVNNLDVDVLTGIYSEETHLPQPLRISIRARLKVADHYDPDTPLSRSKNYMDLKHAATTALPEGQHFTLIEAVADHIVETIFLQDDKVSHVEVKIVKLALSEKGEEIGITMGRGRR; encoded by the coding sequence ATGAACAGCGGATTTGACGATTTCCTGACGTTGGAGGTGAACAATCTGGACGTGGATGTCCTGACCGGCATCTATTCGGAGGAGACGCACCTGCCGCAACCGCTGCGCATATCGATCAGGGCGCGGTTGAAGGTCGCGGATCATTACGATCCCGACACGCCGCTGTCCCGGTCCAAAAATTACATGGACCTCAAGCATGCGGCGACCACGGCCTTGCCCGAAGGACAGCATTTCACCCTGATCGAGGCGGTGGCCGACCATATCGTCGAGACGATCTTCCTCCAGGACGACAAGGTCAGCCATGTCGAGGTGAAGATCGTGAAGCTCGCCCTCAGCGAAAAGGGGGAGGAGATCGGGATCACCATGGGGCGCGGGCGGCGGTA